Proteins co-encoded in one Sus scrofa isolate TJ Tabasco breed Duroc chromosome 14, Sscrofa11.1, whole genome shotgun sequence genomic window:
- the LOC100511352 gene encoding uncharacterized protein LOC100511352 isoform X3, with translation MRGRAGSGLGPHGHRGAERVATAETRGAAGSGGRALRKSRLHVLAPAGCHENRYACPLLQESRKRACRRLEVAQDGGCPQVKARPPESWGSREPESPDRGRLPAPRPDGGQGRPGVESLRIGGRSPAQPCPRCLAGESVGGSVPTQPPTDLPPAAGPCPRASDLTSASHGGHFNHTENR, from the exons ATGAGAGGCCGGGCAGGGTCCGGCTTGGGGCCTCATGGACACCGTGGCGCTGAGCGGGTGGCGACGGCGGAGACCAGAGGAGCTGCAGGTTCCGGGGGACGCG CTCTTCGTAAGTCGCGCCTCCACGTGCTGGCGCCGGCTGGGTGCCACGAGAACAGATATGCCTGTCCTTTGCTGCAGGAGAGCAGG AAGCGGGCATGCCGGAGGTTGGAAGTGGCCCAGGACGGGGGCTGCCCCCAGGTGAAGGCGCGCCCCCCCGAGTCCTGGGGCAGCCGGGAGCCCGAGTCACCGGACAGAGGCCGCCTCCCCGCACCGAGGCCGGACGGCGGCCAGGGGCGACCAGGTGTGGAG AGTCTACGGATCGGTGGAAGGAGCCCGGCCCAGCCTTGCCCGAGGTGCCTCGCCGGGGAGTCC GTCGGGGGCTCCGTGCCCACACAGCCCCCAACAGACTTGCCTCCAGCGGCTGGTCCCTGCCCTCGGGCCTCAGACCTCACTTCTGCATCGCATGGG GGACACTTTAACCACACCGAGAATCGGTAG
- the LOC100511352 gene encoding uncharacterized protein LOC100511352 isoform X2 — MDTVALSGWRRRRPEELQVPGDALFVSRASTCWRRLGATRTDMPVLCCRRAGAFSSPQEGTWCPLAAPPSRPPSPALSSFQLTLALVLCLPWTIHKRACRRLEVAQDGGCPQVKARPPESWGSREPESPDRGRLPAPRPDGGQGRPGVESLRIGGRSPAQPCPRCLAGESVGGSVPTQPPTDLPPAAGPCPRASDLTSASHGGHFNHTENR, encoded by the exons ATGGACACCGTGGCGCTGAGCGGGTGGCGACGGCGGAGACCAGAGGAGCTGCAGGTTCCGGGGGACGCG CTCTTCGTAAGTCGCGCCTCCACGTGCTGGCGCCGGCTGGGTGCCACGAGAACAGATATGCCTGTCCTTTGCTGCAGGAGAGCAGG AGCGTTTTCATCACCCCAGGAAGGAACCTGGTGCCCATTAGCCGCTCCgccctcccgccctccctccccagctctaaGCAGCTTCCAGCTTACTCTGGCTCTGGTGCTTTGCCTGCCCTGGACaattcat AAGCGGGCATGCCGGAGGTTGGAAGTGGCCCAGGACGGGGGCTGCCCCCAGGTGAAGGCGCGCCCCCCCGAGTCCTGGGGCAGCCGGGAGCCCGAGTCACCGGACAGAGGCCGCCTCCCCGCACCGAGGCCGGACGGCGGCCAGGGGCGACCAGGTGTGGAG AGTCTACGGATCGGTGGAAGGAGCCCGGCCCAGCCTTGCCCGAGGTGCCTCGCCGGGGAGTCC GTCGGGGGCTCCGTGCCCACACAGCCCCCAACAGACTTGCCTCCAGCGGCTGGTCCCTGCCCTCGGGCCTCAGACCTCACTTCTGCATCGCATGGG GGACACTTTAACCACACCGAGAATCGGTAG
- the LOC100511352 gene encoding uncharacterized protein LOC100511352 isoform X1, which translates to MSGFSPGRAGPPPCTSLSPGSLAVPRRVRRTAPVWFLVLQHRSRGFEHHFCQMVNLSPAAAAHHTQQARWDPITSCKGESPGSKDVAVPRGVHLLFPGLPAARVPWSGDTKRACRRLEVAQDGGCPQVKARPPESWGSREPESPDRGRLPAPRPDGGQGRPGVESLRIGGRSPAQPCPRCLAGESVGGSVPTQPPTDLPPAAGPCPRASDLTSASHGGHFNHTENR; encoded by the exons ATGTCTGGGTTCAGCCCTGGCCGGGCCGGGCCTCCGCCCTGCACGTCCCTGTCCCCCGGCTCACTGGCGGTCCCCAGGCGCGTCAGGAGAACAGCCCCAGTCTGGTTTCTTGTTCTTCAGCACAGAAGCCGGGGCTTTGAACATCATTTCTGCCAAATGGTGAACCTCTCCCCCGCAGCTGCCGCTCACCACACTCAGCAAGCTCGCTGGGACCCCATCACTTCCTGTAAAGGAGAAAGTCCTGGCAGCAAAGACGTGGCCGTCCCTCGCGGGGTGCACCTGTTGTTTCCTGGGCTGCCAGCTGCGCGTGTCCCATGGTCGGGGGACACG AAGCGGGCATGCCGGAGGTTGGAAGTGGCCCAGGACGGGGGCTGCCCCCAGGTGAAGGCGCGCCCCCCCGAGTCCTGGGGCAGCCGGGAGCCCGAGTCACCGGACAGAGGCCGCCTCCCCGCACCGAGGCCGGACGGCGGCCAGGGGCGACCAGGTGTGGAG AGTCTACGGATCGGTGGAAGGAGCCCGGCCCAGCCTTGCCCGAGGTGCCTCGCCGGGGAGTCC GTCGGGGGCTCCGTGCCCACACAGCCCCCAACAGACTTGCCTCCAGCGGCTGGTCCCTGCCCTCGGGCCTCAGACCTCACTTCTGCATCGCATGGG GGACACTTTAACCACACCGAGAATCGGTAG